Sequence from the Neisseria subflava genome:
GGCCTTCTTCCAATTTTAAACCGCGCACGTCGAAATATTGTTCGCCTACGCCGTAAAGCGAGGCAGTCAGGTCGGTGTTGCGGTAGGTCAATGTGCCGCTGGAGTTGGTTTGAGGGGTGGCAGAGGCGACGTAGCTTTGTTGGCTGATGGCTTTTGCGTCATTAATCGTCAGTGTCTTGATCCGTCCGCTTCTACGGTCGCCAAAACCACGGCCGGGGAAGATACTGATGGTGTTTGTGCCCATCGAGTTGATGTCTTCCAAGATTTTTTGTTGCGAGCCATTACCTAAGGCTACTACCGATACCACCGAAGCGATACCGATGATAATACCCAGCATGGTCAGCAGCGAACGCATTTTGTGCGCCATAATCGCCTGTACCGACATTTTGAATGCTTCCATAAATTGATCGTAATAAAACGACCAAGAAGCTTTTTCTTTAATCCTCTCCACTTTGCTTGGCGGAATATCCGGATTTTTAGACGTGTCGGAAATAATCTGACCGTCGCGGATTTCGATGACGCGGTTTGCGTTTGCCGCAATGCCCGGATCGTGGGTGACCATAATCACGGTATGCCCGTCTTCGTGCAGCTTGTGGATGATTTCCATCACGTTTTTACCGCTGGCGGTATCCAATGCGCCGGTCGGCTCGTCGGCAAAGATGATTTCGCCGCCGTTCATCAACGCGCGCGCAATCGAAACGCGTTGTTGCTGACCGCCGGAAAGTTCGCTGGGTTTGTTGCCTTCTTTATTTTGCAAACCCAAATCGCCCAACAGTTTTTCCGCACGTTCCGCGCGCTCTTTGCTGTCCATGCCCATATATACGGCAGGCAGGGCGACGTTATCTCGGGCGGTCAGCGAGCTTAACAGGTTGTAACGCTGGAAAATAAAGCCGAAACGCTCACGGCGCAAAGCCGCCAGCTCATCTGGCTGCATTTGCGATGTTTCGATGCCGTCGATTTGATAAGAGCCGGAAGTGGCGGTATCCAGACAGCCCAAGATATTCATCAGCGTCGATTTGCCTGAACCGGACTGGCCGATAATCGCCACAAAGTCGCCTTTTTCAATAGAAAGGCTGACATCTTTCAATACGTGCACACGGTTTTCACCGCTACCGAAAAAACGGTTGATATTCTTACATTCGATTAAACTCATAATCTTTCCGGGCGAAAAATAGAAATACAGGAACTAAGGCCGTCTGAAACACAGCCAAACCTTTCAGACGGCCTTAATCAATCAGCGAGGAGGGCCGCCGCCCATCATCGCGCGTTCACTGCTCTTATTCTTTTCATCTGCGCTCATTTCAGAAACGATCACTTTTTCGCCTTCTTTCAAGCCGCTTTTGATTTCAGTATTCATGTTGTCTTTCAAGCCGACGGTCACTTCGCGTTCTACCGCTTTATTGTCTGCGCCCAAAATGCTGACATAGGATTTGCCGTTATGTTTTTTCACGGTCAGCGTCGGTACCAGTAAAACATTCTTCACGCCGTTGATTTCGATCGTGTTTTGAGTGGTCATACCGATGGAAAGTTTGCCTTCGGGATTCGGCACCAGGGCGCGGGCATAGTAGTAAATCGCATTGGAAGTCGTGTCCGTGCTGCTGGTGTAGCTGCCCAAAGACATGGTGGTCAAGCCGGGGTCGACACTGTCTAATTTCGCTTTAATCGGGGTGTCCGGCTCGGACAAAATGGTGAACGAAATATCCTGACCGGCTTTGACTTTCGTGATGTCGCCTTCGGCAATCTGCATTTTGTTTAACATGGTTTCCAAGTTGGCCAGTTGGATAATGGTCGGCGTAGATTGAGCCGCATTGACGGATTGGCCTTCTTCAACAGGAATGGCGACCACGGTGCCGTCCATGGTAGCGGTAATCCGCGTGTGGCCCAGTTCGGATTCAGCCGTATTAATCGAGATTTTTGATTGTTTGATGGAGGCCTTCAGTTCGGCGACATTCGCTTTGGCTGCGGCTAAAGAGTCTTGTGCAGATTCCAAATTTTCTTTGGAAGTGGCCTGTTCTTTCCATAAGGCAAGTTCGCGTTTATATTTTTTCTCCGCACTGGAAAGCGCGATTTCGGCAGAAACCAATTTTGCCTGATAGGTTTCCAGTTTGGATTTTTCGGTATTTAAGGTATTGATCTGATTGGTTGAGTCGATTTCCGCAATCAGATCGCCTTTTTTCACTTGTTGGCCCAGTTTCACATACAGTTTTTTAATCTGACCTGAAGCTTCCGCGCCTACGGATACTAAATTGGAAGGTGAGATTTCGCCGGTTGCCGACACGGTTTGACGGATATCGCCGCGTTTGACCACTTCCGTAATAAAAGAAGACTGAGGCTCAGGCTTCATCAAAGACCAGCCGCCGAAAGCCGCTGCTACTACAACAGCCGTACCGGCCGCCCACTTGAAAACTTTAGACATATAAAAGGAACCAATTCAATAAAATAACGTTGCAGACAAGCAATAAATGTATGTTGGAGACAAAAAAACAACTGGATTTTACTGTAAAGTCCAAGGCCGACCAAGAGACAGTCGGCTTAAATTGAAGTTTAACTTATTGAAATAAAA
This genomic interval carries:
- a CDS encoding efflux RND transporter periplasmic adaptor subunit, producing the protein MSKVFKWAAGTAVVVAAAFGGWSLMKPEPQSSFITEVVKRGDIRQTVSATGEISPSNLVSVGAEASGQIKKLYVKLGQQVKKGDLIAEIDSTNQINTLNTEKSKLETYQAKLVSAEIALSSAEKKYKRELALWKEQATSKENLESAQDSLAAAKANVAELKASIKQSKISINTAESELGHTRITATMDGTVVAIPVEEGQSVNAAQSTPTIIQLANLETMLNKMQIAEGDITKVKAGQDISFTILSEPDTPIKAKLDSVDPGLTTMSLGSYTSSTDTTSNAIYYYARALVPNPEGKLSIGMTTQNTIEINGVKNVLLVPTLTVKKHNGKSYVSILGADNKAVEREVTVGLKDNMNTEIKSGLKEGEKVIVSEMSADEKNKSSERAMMGGGPPR
- a CDS encoding MacB family efflux pump subunit, with protein sequence MSLIECKNINRFFGSGENRVHVLKDVSLSIEKGDFVAIIGQSGSGKSTLMNILGCLDTATSGSYQIDGIETSQMQPDELAALRRERFGFIFQRYNLLSSLTARDNVALPAVYMGMDSKERAERAEKLLGDLGLQNKEGNKPSELSGGQQQRVSIARALMNGGEIIFADEPTGALDTASGKNVMEIIHKLHEDGHTVIMVTHDPGIAANANRVIEIRDGQIISDTSKNPDIPPSKVERIKEKASWSFYYDQFMEAFKMSVQAIMAHKMRSLLTMLGIIIGIASVVSVVALGNGSQQKILEDINSMGTNTISIFPGRGFGDRRSGRIKTLTINDAKAISQQSYVASATPQTNSSGTLTYRNTDLTASLYGVGEQYFDVRGLKLEEGRLFDDDDVKTDAQVVVIDQNTKTKLFGEGVNPLGKTILFKKRPLTVIGIMKKDDNSFGNSDSLMLWSPYTTVMHQITGESHTNSIVVKIKDDANTQVAEKSLTELLKARHGTEDFFMNNSDSIKEMVESTTGTMTLLISSIAVISLVVGGIGVMNIMLVSVTERTKEIGVRMAIGARRNNILQQFLIEAVLICIIGGLSGVLLSASISLVFNYFVTNFPMSISMTSVIGAVVCSTAIGVAFGFMPANKASKLNPIDALAQD